GCCGAGCCGTCCGCCTGGGTGCCCTTCGCCACCAGGTAGCGCGGCTCGCTCCCGCCGGAATAGAGCGAATTGCGGTAGCCGCCCTGGATGAAGCCATCCTTGTCGAGATGGGTGCGCAGCATGTAGCTGTCCAGGTTCGGGCCGCAGGCCTGCAGGGCGCACGAATACACGGTCTTCAGGCCCGCCTTTTCCAGTGCCGCCTGGTAATTGCGCAATACTTCCAGCGACGACCGGTCCTTGTCGTAGACGTAGGCGATGCGCGTGTATCGGCCTTCCGCCTTCAGTGCGCTGTCGAGCACCATCTCGTTGTTCTTGTAGTACGGCTTGCCGGTCACCAGCGTGGCTTCGTCGTATTGCCGCTGGTCGTAGGCGACCATCTTCGAACCTTCGAAGCGGGACAGCAGCGGATGGTCCTTGCCGTTCCTGACGGCGTCGCCGCCTTTCAGCTGCGCATGGGCCGGGACCGCCACGGCGGCACAGAGAGCGAGAGCGGAAAGTCGATGGACACGCATGATGATCCCGGAACGAGTTGAAGTACCCGGGATTCTATGGAGAAAATGCCTTTTAAACAACATCAATCCCGATCGCGCGGCGGCCACGTTGTTATAATGCCGCCCTCGACCACGTTCCAGATGCCATGACCGCCGACTTCCCCTTCGATCCGCCGTACAAGCTCGCCATCGAATCCCCCGCCGGAAAACGCTGGGTCGAGGTACAGCCCGACGGCAGCCGGATCGACACGACACCGCCCGCCACCACGCTGCCGCCGGAAGGCACGCGCGTCGACAACACGCGGGTCGACAACACGCGCAGTGCGCCGCGCGGCGGGGCACCGGCCAAGGCGCAGGTGTTCCTGAAGGTGCCGTTCGCGGAAAAGGACGAAGCCAAGCGCCTGGGCGCCCGCTGGGATGCCGCCAGCAAGAAATGGTATGTGCCCAACGGCGTGGATGCCGCACCGTTCAGCCGCTGGACGGCCTGACGGCGATTCAGATCGGATCGAACATCCGCTTGTCCACGTAGCACCAGCCCCACGTTTCGCCGCGCTCCTGCGAGCGCATCATCGCATGCCCCGTTTCATGGAAATGCCGCGTGGCGTGCCGGTTCTTCGACTGGTCGCAGCAGCCCACGTGGCCGCATGCGAGGCAGGTGCGCAGGTGCACCCACGTATCGCCCGTCTTCAGGCATTCCTCGCAGCCGCTGGTGCGCGGTTTATAGGTGTGGATCTGGTCGAAATGGCCGCACTGGTCGCTCATCGTGTTCTCCCGAATGAATGCCCAAGCTTACCGCCGGGGTGCGTGCGGCGCCCCGCCCCGGGCGGGCGAGCCGCGCCTGCCCCGTTCGGGAGAGGTCAGCCCAGCACGGTGACGACCACCGTGCGCCGGTGCTGCGCCGTGCGGTGTTCCCACAGGTAGATGCCCTGCCACGTGCCCAGCAGCAGCCGGCCGCCGCCCACCGGCACGGTCAGCGCCGTATCGGTCAGCATCGTGCGGGCATGGGCGGCCATGTCGTCCGGCCCTTCCGCATCGTGCCGGAAGGCCGGGTCGCCGTGCGGCGCCAGCCGCGCGACGATCGTCTCGAGATCGCGCCGCACGTCCGGATCGGCATTTTCGGTGATCGTCAGCGAACAGCTCGTGTGCTGCACGAACACGTGCGCCACTCCGCAGGCAATACCGGATTCGCGCACCGCCCCGGCCACGGCGTCCGTGATATCGCGCGTGCCGCGCCCGGCGGTGGAAAATTCGAGGATTGCCTGATGAGCCAAGACCATGTTCTCCAGCAGGATGGTGGTTGTCGTGCGCCGCCATCTGAAGGATAATTGGCGCCCATGAACGATACCACTCAACGCCCCGACCTGCCGGACCATCTGTCGACCGACCCGCGCAGCTCCTTCCACGTGCCCGCCGTGTTCGAACACGACGTCGGCATCCGCTTCAACGACAAGGAACGCTTCGACGTTTCCGAGTACTGCATCAGCGAAGGCTGGATCAAGGTCCCGTCCGGCAAGGCGCTGGACCGCAAGGGCCAGCCGATGCTGATCAAGCTGAAAGGCAAGGTCGAAGCGTTCTACCGCTGACCTGTCATTTCACCGGCAGCCATGCCGGTTTCGTCTCCGTAAACAACTCACGCTCGACAGGGCCGTCGTAAGGCGGCTCCAGCGTGCCCAGTGTGACCGCGATGCTCTCGGGCGACGCGGTGCTGCGCCAGAACAGCGTGGACCCGCACACGCGGCAAAACCCGCGCCGCCCCTGTCCGGACGACGCATACTCCACGACCAGTTCCGCGCCGCGCTCGATCGCGAATCCGGCACTGCCCACGTTCGCATACGAGCCGGCACCGGCGCCATGCTGCTTCTGGCACATCGTGCAGTAACAATGGCTGGCATGGTGGACCGGACCCTCGGCCCGGTAGGCTACCCCGCCGCACAGGCAACTTCCCCTCAGCATCGCGCGCTCCCCCGTTCAGTCGCTCACTTCGACGACAGGTTCATGGTCTGCCCCGCCAGCAGCCTGCACCGGCCGTCCACGTTCACGTAGGTGCGCATGAACTGGTAGCGGTTGGTTTTGAAAGTGGTACCGTCCGCGTTCCACTGCTCCACGATCGACACGCCGTGCAGCACCACCGTATCGCCCAGCGCGCGTGCCTGCACGTCGCCCGTCGTGCGCGATTTGAAGCGCGTGGGCTTTTCCATCCGCGCCAGCAACGCCGGCTTCGTTTCGAGCTCGGAGCCGAGCGTGTGCACCCAGATATAGTCGTCGGCCAGCAGCTCGCGCAGGAAAGCCACGTTTCCTGAACCGAGCGCGGCTTCGTACTGGCGGTCGCGTTCGACCAGCTCCTCGGCGGGCAGGCAGGCCGCCAGCGCCTGCAAGGGCAGCGCGCAGCAGAACAGCAGCAGGTGTTTTTTCATGGGGCTTCCGGCGATGGGCGGGGCCCCAGTGTACGCCGAAAACACCCCGCGGTCACCCGCCGGGCGGGTGCGCCGGCGCCGGCGCCTCGGGCAGGAACAGCAGCACGACCAGCGCGGCCAGCACGATCGCGGCACCGGCGCCGAAGATGCCGGCGATCGCGTGCCGGTACACGGCCACCGCGCCCGCCTGGAGCGCCGGGGCGGACGTGCCCGCGGCGGCGATGCCGTGGGCATGCAGCTGGCGCGCGAGGATCGCGCCGGAACCGGTCACGCCAAGCAGGCCGCCGAGCGAGCGGAAGAATGTCAGCATCGCCGTGCCGACGCCGCGGCGGGCGGGCGGCAGCGCATTCTGCACCACCACGGTCATGTTCGGCATCACCAGGCCCAGGCCGAAGCCGAGCGTGAAGATCGCCGGTTCGAGCACCGCGTAGCCGAGGCCCGCATCCATGGCCCATGCCAGCACGCCGAACGACGCCGTGGCCACCGCGAGCCCCGCGACCTGGGCGCCCTTGTAGCGGCCCGAACGCGCCAGCACGCGGCCGTTCAGCATGGACGACAGGATCATGCCCGCCATCATCGCCATCGTCATCAGCCCGGATTGCGCGGGCGTATTGCCCATGACGAGCTGGAAGAACAGCGGGAAGAACACGCTGGCACCCATCAGGCCCACGAATGTCAGCAGCATCACGCCGCTTGCGATGTTGAACACGCGGTTGCCGAACAGGTCCGGCGGCAGCACCGGTTCGGCGGCGCGGCGGACGTGGACCACCAGCCACGCGCCCAGGCCGGCGGCCAGCAGCGCGCACACCCGGAGCTGCGGCGCTTCCCAGGGCCACTCGGTGCCGCCCAGCGCCAGGACGATTAGCAGCGCCGTGATCGACCCCGTCAACAGCACCGATCCCAGGTAGTCGATGCGGTGCGCGTGCGTGGCGGCGGGCCTGCGCAGCGAGCGGGCCAGCGCCCGAAAGGCGACGACGCCGATCGGCAGGTTGATGAAGAAGATCCAGTGCCACGACAGCAGGTCCGTCATCACGCCGCCCAGCACCGGGCCGACCACGCTGGCGGCGGCGTACAGCATCGCGATCGAGCCCTGGCGCCGGGCCCGCTGCGCGGGCGGCACGATGTCGCCGATGATGATCTGCGCCAGCGGCATGAAACCGCCGGCGCCGAGCCCCTGCACGGCGCGGAAGGCGATCAGCTGCGTCATGTCCTGCGCGAAGCCGCACAGCACGGAGCCCGCGAGGAACAGGATCAGCGCCGTGAAGATCATCGGCCGCCGGCCGTACTGGTCGGCCAGCTTGCCGTACAGCGGCATCACGGCCGTGGATGCGAGCACGAACGCGGTGACGACCCATGACAGGTGCGCCATGCCGCCCAGGTCCGCGACGATGCGCGGCAGCGCGGTGGCAACGATGCTCTGTTCGAGCGCGCCCAGCCCCAGCACCGTCAGCAGCGCGAGGTAGACGGCACGGACCTCGTGGTCGGTCACGGGAGCGGCCGGGTCGGAAACGATCGCCTGGTTCATGGCCGGGCGATGATGGCGAGAGGTTCGATGGCCGCTTCCAGCGCATCGAGCTGGGCGGGCCTGAGGCGGGCCACGCGTTGCGACAGCCAGTCCAGGCGCCCGGCACGCATGCGCCGCAGGTGTGCCGCGCCGGCGGCGCTCACCTGCAGGCCGCTGCGCCGCCGGTCTTCCGGAAACGGCGCGCTGCGCTCGACCAGGCCCGCTTCCTCGAGCGCCTTGACCTGGCCGCTCATCGTCGGACCGCGCACGTTCTGCAGCCGCGCCAGCTCGGCAATGCCGATGCCGGGATGTTCTTCCACCGCCCACAACAGATAGGCCTGCATCAACGACAGCCCCGATTCGTCGCCCGCCGCGTCGCGCCGCATCTCGCGCACCAGCAGCTTCAGCGCGTTGCGCAACTCCTCGGAGAGCGCCTGTACCCGTTGCGTCATCTTTCACCTTCAACATAGATAGCCTACCTATCTATGTTGGCCCTGCCGGCCCGTTACCGCAAGTCCGGCGCTCGAACTGCCGGCCACGCCGTGCCGGCCCGGCGCAAGCTCACCGGCCTTGTTTGCCGCCCTGGCCCGCGCGCCACTTGTCATACGCGGCCAGCGCCGATGCCGGGCCGCTGCCATACCAGCCGTAACCGTCGCGCCGCTCCTTCGTCAGCTCGTTGACGTCGGTGTGGATGGTGCCGTCGCGGTCGCCGAAGACCGGCTGCATCGTGTCGATGTCGTACATCCGCGCCCACAGCGGTCCGGCGCCGGGCCGCGCTTCGAGGAAGCGGCCGTTCTCGCCCTTGGCCGTCCAGCCGACGTTGTAGACCGCCACGCGCTTGAGCCAGGCGGCGGCGCCGTCGATGGCCGCGGTGACCTGCGCAGTCGGTTGCGGCAGCCGCATCAGCAACGTCAGCAGGCGCGACGTCTCGGAACTGGACAGCGCCACCGGCTCGAAATTGCGCGCGCCCACCGGCGCCAGCGTCAGTGCATCGTGTTGCTGGCACCAGCCGGTGAGCTGGCCGTTCACGCGGATCTGGCTGGCGAGCAGCACGCCGATCGCGCGGCCGTGCGCAACCTGCGCGCGCGATGCCAGTGCCGGCGCCACGAACGCGTAATCGCCCTGCCTCCCGGCCACGAGGGCCAGCAGGTCGGCGACCTGGGCGAACGCGTTGTCGTTGTAGGTGATCGCGTCGTGGTAACCGCCCTGCAGCGGATACACCTGCGGGAAGCCGCCGTTCGGATATTGCGCATCGAGCAGGTAGCCCACGCCCTTGTCGAACGCCTTGCGGTAGGCCTCGCCCGGCGCGCCCGGCAGCGCCGCCTGCACGCGCGCCAGGAAGCGCAGCTCGGTCGTCGTCGCATCGTTGTCGATCGTGCCGACATAGTTCCAGCCGGCGGCGGCAACGATCACGCCGCCGGACGGGTCGTCGTCGATCGGCGCATAATGCTCGCCCTTTTGCCGCACGTGCCCGGTACGGTCGACGTTCTTGCCCCAGCCGCCGGCGGGCGTCTGGAAGCTGACGATATTGTCGGCCACATGGCGCGCTTCCGGCGACGCATACCACGCCGGCGGCTTGTCCAGCGGCATGCCGGAATCGCCGTGCAGCCGCGCCTGTGCCTCCGGCGGCGCGGCGCCGGCTGCCCGTTCCGTTGCCAGCGCGGCCTTGTCGCGCGCCATCAGCGCGCGCGAACGTTCCAGGTAGCCGCGCCATGCGGCCCGGTCCGCTTCGGCCAATGCCGCGATGCGCGCTTCCGTGACCGGCTGCGCGCGTGTCATCGTGCCGATCACCGACGCGTGCGCCGCCGGCAGCCCCAGGCCCAGCGCGAGCGCCAGCGCGATCGCCGCTTTTTTCAGATGCATGTTTCCTCCATTCCCAAGATAGATGCGGCGGCCGTCAGCGCACCCGCACGATCCGGACGGCCATGTACGGCCGGCCCGGCAGTGCGATGCTGCGGCCATCCTTGTCGGCGAACGTGTAATCGTCGCGTCTTTTGATTTCAAACGTGCCGTCCACCGGCGTGACCGTCATGTTCCATGTGTCGATCACCTCGGCCCGGAACTTCATGCCGTCCCGCAGCCCCGTCTTGAACAGCACGAACGGCCACGCGGCGGGCTTGTCCCGGTTGAAATAGCCCAGGTAATACTCGGCGTGTTTTCCCGCAAAGGGATGGTCTTGCCACTTGTCGATCGGCTCGAGGCCTTCGTGCGGACTCTCGGCCAGGATCCTGCGGAAGAACGCCAGCCGCGGCGGGCTTTGCCCCTTCAGCGTGCCGCCCTTGCCCAGCCAGATCTCGCCGCCGGGATCCTTGTAGATCTCGCTGTGCCCCACGTACGAGCCGGCGATCGCGCCGTTCCAGAAGCGCAGCACCATCTCTTCCGGCGTGAGCTGGCCCCAGCGCTTGACCCAGTCGCCCTCGTACTTCACTTCGTCGTAGACGACCGGCTTGTTGTAGACGTCGCGGTACAGCACCGCGCGTTCCGGGTCTTCCGTGGCCGCGCCGTGCTGGATGCTCGCGTGCGTGACCCACGGCTTCGTGTGGTTGTAGAGCCGGAACGCGTTGTGGATCGAACGCAGGTGGCCGTACGGGTCGGCCGCCTGCACGAGCTGGAAGTAATGGTCCCAGTCGTCCATCGTCTTCTCGGTGAGGAAGTCGAACTCGTTGGCCATCGACCACCACACGTTGCGGTAGGCCGCCAGCCGGGCCACCACGTAGCGCAGGTAGCGGTCGTTGACGGCCCCCGGCATGCGGTCGAAACCCCACTTGCCCTTGTCGTACGGGTGAAACAGGATCAGGTCGGCCTCGATGCCCAGCGCGCGCAGCTGCGCCACGCGCCGGTCCAGGTTGCGGAAGAAATCCACGTCGAAGCGGCTGAAATCCCAGCCATGCGGCGGCTTGCCGGGGAACGGAAAACGCTGGTGCGCCAGTGCGTCGTCGTTGTTCGGAAAGACCGCCATGCGCAGCTTGTTGAACGGCGCCATTGCCAGCGTGCGCAATGTCCGCTCCTGCAGGGCGTCGGGCTGGTGCGTCCACGCGTAGCTGGTGGTGCCCACCTGCCAGAACGGCGAACCGTCCGCGTAGCCGAAGTGAAAGGTATTGCGCACCGAGACGGGGCCGCGGTTGCCGGGGGCCGCCTGTACCGCGTCGAAGCGGCCGGTCCTGCCGCGCAGTTCGGCGCGGTTGCTGCGCGTTTCCCACGTCCACGCGCCGGCCGTATCGGGCATGAAGCGGATCTTGTAGCGGCCCGCGCCATCATAGAAGCCGTCGACGGCGATTTCGCGCGCGCCCTGCCGGAACACGGCCGACAGGGCGACGTCCACGAACGGATTGCCTTCCGCCGGCCCCGCCAGGTCGATTTCCAGCATGCCCCAGCGTTCGACCGGACCGGCGGCGAGCGCGGCGCCGTATTCGTTCACCGGCACCTGTGCGTACGCGAGGCCGGCGCACAGCGCCGCCGCCAGCACGACAAAGGTTCGCCTTGCGAGACGCACGGGCTTACCCGGACAGTTTTTCGTTGTAGCGCTTGCCGCCGATCGTCACGTTGCGCAGCGTGACGCCCTGCGCATTGTGGACGAACCACGGCGCATCGGCCTTGACCGCGTTGCCGAAATCGCAGTCCGAGATCGTCACGTTGCGCACCGGGAGCACCGGCCGGTCCGCCGGGCCGTTGTAGCTGGTGGCCACCGGCCCGAGCACCACGAACGCCTGGTAACAGCCGAAGCTGCCTTCGGGCGTATCGACGTTCGTCACCCTGATGCCGGAAATATGCACGTCCGACACTTCCGGCGGCCGGCTGCGCACCAGGTCGAACGACGGCGTGTAGTCGCAGTCGAACGTGATGACGGCGCCGCCGCCCGTGGGCACGGTTTTCGCCGGCACCGGGCCGCCCGGGATCGGCGTGTAGAAACCGGGCTTCAGGCGCACGCCGTTCGGCAGCTTCAGGTCGCGCACGTAGAAATGGCGCAGGTAGCCGCCGCGGTTCATGTTGGTTTTCAGGCGCACCACCGTGTTGATCGGATCGGTCGCGTAGTGGGCGTTGCGCACGTCGATATTCTGCGCGTACACGTGTTCGATCCCGGCCGACATCTCGCTGCCCAGCGTGATGCCGCCATGCCCGCTGTTCATCACCGAGTTCTGGATCACCACGTTGCGCGTGGGACCGTAACCCACGTCCGCGTTCTTGCCGGCCTTGATGGCGATGCAGTCGTCGCCCGTGTTGAACCAGCAGCCGTCGACCAGCACGGTGTCGCACGATTCGGGATCGAAGCCGTCCGAATTCGGGCCGATCGATTCCATCCGCACCTTCGAGAAATGCACGTTGCGGCACTTGACCGGATGGTGGATCCAGAACGGCGCGTTGACGGCCTGGTAGCCCTGCATCAGCACGTTTTCGCAATCCATGAACTCGACCAGGCACGGGCGCAGGTAGTGGCCCAGGCCGAAAATGCGTTTCTCGACCGGCACGCCGGCCTCGGACAGCGCCGGCAGGTATTTCTCGTCGGCGCGCGCGTTCGGGCGGTCGCCCACGATGCGCGCCAGCGTGGCCGCGTCCAGGTGCGGCGCCACCGTGGCCAGCGGCGGATTGGCGGGGTTGTCCACGCCCTGGTGCAATGCCCCCTTTTCGGCGCCTTTCTGGTTCATGCTCCACCAGCCCGGGCCGCTGCCATCCTCGTACGGCACGCCGGCCTGGCCATCCAGGATGCTGGTCCAGTCCTCGCCGGTGATCGCGATGTTCTTCTGGCCGCGCGCATACACCAGCGGCGCGAAATTGAAGCAGTCGTTGCCCTGCCAGCGCGACAGCACCAGCTTGCCGTTGGCGCCGCAGTCGACCGTTTGCGCTTCCGGGCAATCGCGGGCGTAGTCGGCCGGGCTGGCGCTGAAGTACACGTGCGCGCCTTTCGCCAGGTGCACGTGCACGTTCGACAGCAGCACGATCGGGCCTTTCAGGTACCAGTCGCCGGCCGGGACCAGCACGCGGCCGCCGCCCGCCTTGTGCGCGGCGGCGATCGCGGCGCGCAGCGCCGGGTGGCTGTCGTGCGAGCCCGGCACCGGGGTCGTCACCTGCCCCTTCGCCCGGATCGTCGGATAGCCCGCCACCTTGTGCACCTTGCAGGGCTTGCCGCCATACGCCGTCACCGGGAAATCGCGTTTCGGGAACGGCAGTGGTTTCGCGAACACGCCGGCGATTTCCTTCGCGCGCGCCCATGGATCGGGCGCCTGCGCCAGGGCCGGCAGGCCCATGAAGGATACGGTGCCCAGCGCGGCGGTGCCCTTGATCAGCCGGCGGCGTTGCAGGAAGGTCTTGTTCGTCATCTGGTTGGTCACATTCTAGCTGTCAGGTTGCAGGGCCGGGCCGGTGCGGCCGCGTCGAATGCGGCAAGGCCGGCGCATGGCCGGCCTTGCCGCGATACGGCTGCGTCAGAACTTGTACTCGACCGAAAGGCGCGCCACGCGCCCCAGCATGTCGGCCATGCTCGTCACGTAGCCGCCGCCGTAGGTGCTGTTGGCGGTGAGCGGCGGCCATTCCTCGGTGATGTTGTTCACGCCCAGGCTGATCGTGGTGTTCCGGATGCCGGTATAGCGCACGTTCACGTTGAACTGGCTGTAGTCGTCCACCTTCGTCAGCGTGGAGCCCGTGCGGGGCGTCAGGTCCGTCACGCCGCGCTGGTAGCGCTGCGACAGCGTGGCGCGCCAGGGTCCTTGTCCCCAGCTGAACGACGCCGTGTGCTTCCAGCGCGGATTGATCTGCGGCGCGCCGGCCAGGCCGGCGTTCGGGCCCGCGCCGCCGAAGCGGCCGTCGTTCGAGATGATGCCGATGTTGGTGAACCACGGGCCATCCTTCTCGGCCTGGAATTCATACTTGTGATACCAGGTGCCGTCGACCTTCGCGTCGAAATTGCCGTAGGTGGTTGCCGGGAAGCGGTAGCTGGCCGACATGTCGGCGCCGCGGATGCGGCTCATGCCGCGGTTGGCCTGGCTGGCGATGATGTAGTCGATCGTGCCGTTGGCGCGGCGAATGATCTGGTCCGTGTATTTCGCGGGGTTCTGCTGGATCTCGGCGATGGTGACCGCGCCCAGCACGTCCTTGATCTTCAGGCCCCAGTAGTCGACCGTGAGCGCCAGGTTCTTCACCGGCTCCCAGGCGAAGCCGAACGAGAAGCCGCGCGATTTTTCCGGCTTCAGGAAACTGTTGTTCGGCGACTTCGTCCAGTAGTTGGTGACGATGTTGCAGACCTGCTCGGCGGTGTAGCCGGCCACCGGCGTGCCGCTGCCGGCCACCGTGGGCTGTGCGCTCGGGCACAGCACCGGGTCGTCCATGTCCTGCGTGCGCACTTCGGGCGTGGGATTCTGGATATCCATGATCGACGGCGCGCGGAAGCCCGTCGACAGCGAGCTGCGCAGCAGCAGCCTGTCCACCGGCCGCCAGCTGGCCGCCAGGCGCGGGTTCACCGTGGTCTGCTTCAGGTCCTCGTAGTAGTCGGCGCGCACCGCGCCGTTGATCGACACCGTCTCGGTGACCGGCGCTTCCACTTCGGCCAGCAGCGAGGCGATATTGCGGGAGAGGCGGCGCGCCACGCCCTGCGGCGATTCGCCGACCAGGTCGTGCACCACCACGTTGCCGGAGGCATCGATGTTGTAGCTGCCGTCGGCCTTCAGGCCGATGTAGTCGCGCGGCGCATCGTAGGTGCGCGCGGCGTCGCGGCGCAGTTCGGCCGCCACGGCCACGGTCAGGTCGCCGCCCTTCAGCGCCATGACGCCCTTCGACAGCGTCACGTCCACGCTCTTGTTGTAGGCCTTGTTCAGGCGGTACGTGTAGTTGCGCGCCTCGATGCTGCGCAGGTATTCGAGGCCGGCTTCGTCCTGCAGCCCGAACGGGTTGAGAATGCCGTTGGTAAAACCTTGCTGCGCCTTCGAATACAGGATGTAGCCGCCGCCCGCCTTCGTGTCGCGCTTGCTCATGCCCCAGTTCACGCCGGCGCGGTAATCCCAGCCCAGCACCTCGCCCTCGGCGGTGAGCACCACGCGGTCGTTGACCTGCTCGTCGTTCCGGTAGGCCGAACCCAGTTCGCCCGGGCCCCACTGGAAGTAGGCGGTGCGGCCGTTCATGTTCAGGTTGCTCACCGCGCCCGGCGTGATCGTGCCGTTCACGTACATCGCCGGCGTGTTGGTGCCGGTATTGCTGCCCACGACCGGCACTGCCGGCGTGATGCCGTTGCCCGGGTAGAACCGGCTGCTGGCCGGCAGCGAGTACGTGGTGGCCGGATTGCTGGTGCCCGGCGACTGCATGCCGCGGAATTTCTGCACGGTGAACTTGGCGTGCAGGATGTCGATGTCGATCTTGTGGCCGCCCGGCAGGTTCCAGCTGGCGCGGCTGGAGATGTTGGTGATCTCGCTGCCGTCCGTCACGGCGTTGTAGAACAGCGGGTTGCGGTAGCAGCCCGGCGCGTAGACCGGCGGCGTGTTCGCGCTGGCGTTGCCCAGCGTGGGCCGCGAGTAGGGATCGAGGCAACCGCTCGCATAGGCGGGGTTGTAGTTGGCGTTAGCGGCGCGCGTGAAGCCGAAGTTGGCCGTGGGGCTGGCGTTGCGGCCCTCCGGCAGCAGGCCCAGGCCCAGCGTGCGCAGGATGTCGGGATCGTGCTGCTCGGCGCGTTCGCCCTGGAACAGCGGCGTTTTCTTCTGCTGGTCGACGGCGAAGTAGATGTTGAAGCCATCCTTGCCCAGGTTGCCCCAGCCGGCGATGGCGCCGAAGCTGGTGGTCTTGCCGCCGCCGCTCTCTTCCGGCCGCGCATATTCGGCCTTGACGGCGATGCCCTGGTAGCCGCGCTTGGTCCAGAAGTTCTGCACGCCGCCGATCGCATCGGCGCCGTAGGTGGACGAGGCGCCGCCGGACAGCGTTTCGACGCGGTCGAGCGCCATGCGCGGGATCACGTTGACCGACACGTACTGGTCCTGCAGCGGCTCGTTGGCCATGCGGCGGCCGTTCAGCAGCGTCAGCGTGCGCATCGGGCCAAGGCCGCGCAGGTTCGTCATCGGGCCGGCGGCGCCCGAATTCGTGCCCAGCGACAGCGACTGCGGCTGTTCCAGCACCAGGTCCTTCAGCTCGGTGTGCCCGCGGGTTTCCAGCTCGGCGGCCTTGATGACCGTCAGCGGCGTGGCGCCTTCGTCGGCCACGCGCCGGATCAGGGAACCGGTCACGACGACGGCCTGCACCGGTTCGGCCTGGGCGCTGTCCTGTGCACTGCTCTGGGCATGCGCCTGGCCGGTCATTTCGCCTATGGCAATCGCCACGGCGAGTGCCATCGTGGCCCGGCGCAATACGGGTTGTTGGGTGTGCATCATGTGTCTCCTCCGCCTGTCTTTTTTTGAATTGGCTAGATCACTTACCAGTACTGGTAGACCAGTCCTCGGATTGGCCGGACCAGTTGATGCGAGTATGCGCCCACAGCCGTGCTGGCGTCA
Above is a window of Pseudoduganella dura DNA encoding:
- a CDS encoding GFA family protein, with translation MLRGSCLCGGVAYRAEGPVHHASHCYCTMCQKQHGAGAGSYANVGSAGFAIERGAELVVEYASSGQGRRGFCRVCGSTLFWRSTASPESIAVTLGTLEPPYDGPVERELFTETKPAWLPVK
- a CDS encoding DUF3297 family protein, which codes for MNDTTQRPDLPDHLSTDPRSSFHVPAVFEHDVGIRFNDKERFDVSEYCISEGWIKVPSGKALDRKGQPMLIKLKGKVEAFYR
- a CDS encoding nuclear transport factor 2 family protein — its product is MKKHLLLFCCALPLQALAACLPAEELVERDRQYEAALGSGNVAFLRELLADDYIWVHTLGSELETKPALLARMEKPTRFKSRTTGDVQARALGDTVVLHGVSIVEQWNADGTTFKTNRYQFMRTYVNVDGRCRLLAGQTMNLSSK
- a CDS encoding MDR family MFS transporter — encoded protein: MNQAIVSDPAAPVTDHEVRAVYLALLTVLGLGALEQSIVATALPRIVADLGGMAHLSWVVTAFVLASTAVMPLYGKLADQYGRRPMIFTALILFLAGSVLCGFAQDMTQLIAFRAVQGLGAGGFMPLAQIIIGDIVPPAQRARRQGSIAMLYAAASVVGPVLGGVMTDLLSWHWIFFINLPIGVVAFRALARSLRRPAATHAHRIDYLGSVLLTGSITALLIVLALGGTEWPWEAPQLRVCALLAAGLGAWLVVHVRRAAEPVLPPDLFGNRVFNIASGVMLLTFVGLMGASVFFPLFFQLVMGNTPAQSGLMTMAMMAGMILSSMLNGRVLARSGRYKGAQVAGLAVATASFGVLAWAMDAGLGYAVLEPAIFTLGFGLGLVMPNMTVVVQNALPPARRGVGTAMLTFFRSLGGLLGVTGSGAILARQLHAHGIAAAGTSAPALQAGAVAVYRHAIAGIFGAGAAIVLAALVVLLFLPEAPAPAHPPGG
- a CDS encoding secondary thiamine-phosphate synthase enzyme YjbQ; its protein translation is MVLAHQAILEFSTAGRGTRDITDAVAGAVRESGIACGVAHVFVQHTSCSLTITENADPDVRRDLETIVARLAPHGDPAFRHDAEGPDDMAAHARTMLTDTALTVPVGGGRLLLGTWQGIYLWEHRTAQHRRTVVVTVLG
- a CDS encoding MarR family winged helix-turn-helix transcriptional regulator; amino-acid sequence: MTQRVQALSEELRNALKLLVREMRRDAAGDESGLSLMQAYLLWAVEEHPGIGIAELARLQNVRGPTMSGQVKALEEAGLVERSAPFPEDRRRSGLQVSAAGAAHLRRMRAGRLDWLSQRVARLRPAQLDALEAAIEPLAIIARP
- the pelA gene encoding pectate lyase — protein: MHLKKAAIALALALGLGLPAAHASVIGTMTRAQPVTEARIAALAEADRAAWRGYLERSRALMARDKAALATERAAGAAPPEAQARLHGDSGMPLDKPPAWYASPEARHVADNIVSFQTPAGGWGKNVDRTGHVRQKGEHYAPIDDDPSGGVIVAAAGWNYVGTIDNDATTTELRFLARVQAALPGAPGEAYRKAFDKGVGYLLDAQYPNGGFPQVYPLQGGYHDAITYNDNAFAQVADLLALVAGRQGDYAFVAPALASRAQVAHGRAIGVLLASQIRVNGQLTGWCQQHDALTLAPVGARNFEPVALSSSETSRLLTLLMRLPQPTAQVTAAIDGAAAWLKRVAVYNVGWTAKGENGRFLEARPGAGPLWARMYDIDTMQPVFGDRDGTIHTDVNELTKERRDGYGWYGSGPASALAAYDKWRAGQGGKQGR
- a CDS encoding OmpA family protein; the protein is MRVHRLSALALCAAVAVPAHAQLKGGDAVRNGKDHPLLSRFEGSKMVAYDQRQYDEATLVTGKPYYKNNEMVLDSALKAEGRYTRIAYVYDKDRSSLEVLRNYQAALEKAGLKTVYSCALQACGPNLDSYMLRTHLDKDGFIQGGYRNSLYSGGSEPRYLVAKGTQADGSAVHVAVYVVPPARGDFGGVFLQVVEGKPMETGKVAATLNAGDMARSIAAEGKVAVYGVHFDTGKTAVKPESKEALAEMAKLLQQDRNLKVHIVGHTDNQGSPAHNMDLSQKRAESVARTLAADYGIDAKRLGAKGVGSYAPVASNDAEPGREKNRRVELVKQ
- a CDS encoding UBP-type zinc finger domain-containing protein, with protein sequence MSDQCGHFDQIHTYKPRTSGCEECLKTGDTWVHLRTCLACGHVGCCDQSKNRHATRHFHETGHAMMRSQERGETWGWCYVDKRMFDPI
- a CDS encoding DUF5710 domain-containing protein — translated: MTADFPFDPPYKLAIESPAGKRWVEVQPDGSRIDTTPPATTLPPEGTRVDNTRVDNTRSAPRGGAPAKAQVFLKVPFAEKDEAKRLGARWDAASKKWYVPNGVDAAPFSRWTA